A region from the Salvelinus fontinalis isolate EN_2023a unplaced genomic scaffold, ASM2944872v1 scaffold_0274, whole genome shotgun sequence genome encodes:
- the LOC129845315 gene encoding serine/arginine repetitive matrix protein 2-like encodes MHHYMVKYNQRGVEDAINNLKTGKLDAFIYDAAVLNYMARKDEGCKVMTIGSGKVFATTGYGIALHKNSRWKRPLDLALLQLVGDDEIEMLERLWLSGICHNDKIEVMSSKLDIDNMAGVFYMLLVAMGLSLLVFAWEHLVYWRLRHCMATSSGRLDFLLAISRGMYSCCSFEDETTPGGAKSSMAMLPHHHGPMVTISPPPHLVSASSTNSALTMAQQQQSQPVYKTQLPGSPPTVVHSGTALGPSNTPMLGAPLPCSTFLPRPDRRLAVVDRWRLPKAGTATNPMAVRGAVADKGPFSQKVAPTWGTTAGGVGVGGGGGSGGLDGYKRYYGPIDPEGLGPCMDQPAGSQTPKTAPRSHPQPPPATVAFYSEKGPDQGVGKRVVGAGGAGCQGKGGVKPLGTPRLPPKSQAMSVTPVPLPTNPLLPQPSPPLPSSFWRKRRPKKPKEPGGPLYENILPLGRRGGGRDGARDGGGRRGHPLSPPLPLPVTMPMSPTYTPPSPSTSLPYTSSTSSSSSNTSSTSSSTSSSRSSSPSSSSSLTSQSTREGLDAEEDDEDEELTEESSLLLGRGRDRQRSIISSRSLSHGRQPPPIPPRKPRPARGERDRERERGGSQLAQLQEWWAGWGERERDRSGGGDDERKREKKRRKDKEKKKKKKKRKKREERERERDKERKRRKVKKKRKKKALKTKKRKKSTGRSEQEEGDVEADREGEGDGGREGGMPSFPTQYRSTFGEKGRDSAWAGERERGRRDGEEEEGGDREEDSSRSRERRSKSSRSHSRHRPPSKRYPKLPASVKFWVSGGNGEGGDPNSGTHPSSLPPLIPLSKRRRSRGVERREGGREGEKRPLLMHYEKDRANTQEGLSFHEWDSEEDDEEDVEEERQRDRARERVKERVRRAGGRGAVSESERDRARAEESYSDEGSSGEFGRFERYWEGREGREGSGGAGGPGNSGIGGIGGGSWFFGTYPSREKGGSINSRDDSILGRVEGRGRAGGDSWGSGPGVGWASGGGSGGLGSQWPPPPANLPPPRRYWSVDKLPMKGEKKWKRGGRGKGKGRARDRNQGSGVSCSCSQYPHPHVHPHPQGRSHGHGKRGSTALSHSQEELLPHCHSFSGGSRPKPPPKPDQGQAKSGSQASLSTQQPGGIVDHPPQPSLSPPQPLPSAPSSSSSLPVPIPPPPSSSSASASAKLLYQRLRSVPQPGRFYSPHLPLKAKSLCSRRGSAHFSSLESEV; translated from the exons aTGAGATTGAGATGCTGGAGCGTCTGTGGCTGTCTGGTATCTGTCACAATGATAAGATTGAAGTGATGAGCAGTAAGCTGGACATAGACAACATGGCGGGTGTCTTCTACATGCTGCTGGTGGCTATGGGGCTCAGTCTGCTGGTATTTGCCTGGGAGCACCTGGTCTACTGGAGGCTCAGACACTGCATGGCTACCAGCTCTGGGAGACTGGACTTCCTACTGGCCATCAGTAGG gGCATGTACAGTTGTTGTAGCTTTGAGGATGAAACCACGCCGGGCGGGGCCAAATCCTCCATGGCTATGCTACCCCACCATCACGGCCCTATGGTAACAATCTCGCCCCCGCCACACTTGGTCAGTGCGTCATCAACCAACTCGGCCCTGACCATGGCGCAGCAGCAACAGTCACAGCCCGTCTACAAAACACAACTACCTGGATCCCCTCCCACCGTGGTGCATTCTGGGACGGCGCTGGGGCCCTCCAACACTCCCATGCTGGGGGCGCCCCTGCCCTGCTCCACATTCCTCCCCCGGCCCGATCGCAGACTGGCTGTGGTGGACCGCTGGAGGCTGCCCAAGGCCGGGACCGCCACCAACCCCATGGCTGTCCGCGGGGCCGTCGCAGACAAGGGGCCCTTCTCCCAGAAAGTGGCTCCGACCTGGGGCACGACAGCTGGAGGAGTgggggttggtggtggtggtggtagtggggggCTGGATGGATATAAACGCTACTATGGACCCATCGACCCTGAGGGTCTGGGGCCCTGTATGGACCAGCCGGCAGGGTCCCAGACCCCCAAAACAGCCCCCAGGAGCCACCCTCAACCCCCTCCTGCCACTGTGGCCTTCTACTCAGAGAAAGGTCCTGACCAGGGGGTGGGGAAGAGGGTGGTGGGAGCTGGTGGTGCTGGGTgtcaggggaagggaggggtCAAACCTTTGGGGACGCCTCGGCTGCCTCCTAAAAGCCAAGCCATGAGCGTGACCCCAGTCCCTCTGCCCACTAACCCCCTGCTGCCACAAccgtccccccctctcccctcatccttTTGGAGGAAGCGCCGGCCCAAGAAGCCCAAAGAGCCAGGCGGGCCTCTGTACGAGAACATCCTACCACTGGGGCgcaggggaggaggaagggatggagcCAGGGacggtggagggaggaggggacatcccctctctcctcctctcccgctCCCCGTAACCATGCCCATGTCCCCCACCTACactcccccttccccctccacCTCACTTCCCTACACCAGCTcaacttcctcctcttcctctaacaCATCGtccacctcttcctctacctcctcctctcgctcctcctctccttcctcctcctcctccttgacCTCTCAGAGCACGCGGGAAGGTTTGGACgcagaggaggatgatgaggatgaggagCTGACAGAGGAGTCCAGTCTTCtcctggggagggggagggacagacAGCGTTCAATtatctcctctcgctctctcagtcACGGGCGCCAGCCACCACCTATACCACCCCGAAAACCACGCCCTGcccgaggggagagagacagggagagggagagaggaggtagcCAGTTGGCCCAGTTACAGGAGTGGTGGGCGggctggggtgagagagagagggatcgcaGTGGAGGAGGAGATGACGAGAGGAaacgagagaagaagaggaggaaagataaagagaagaagaaaaagaagaagaagaggaaaaagagggaggagagggaacgagagagagacaaagagaggaagagacggaAGGTGAAAAAGAAGCGGAAGAAGAAGGCGCTGAAGACGAAGAAGAGGAAGAAATCGACTGGGCGTTCCGAGCAAGAAGAGGGGGATGTGGAGgcagatagggagggagagggggatggagggagagaaggagggatgccTTCCTTTCCAACCCAGTATCGTAGTACGtttggggagaaagggagagattcagcatgggcaggagagagggagcgaggaaggagggatggagaagaggaagaggggggtgatagagaggaggatagcaGCAGGAGCAGGGAGAGGCGGTCCAAATCATCCCGTTCCCACTCCAGACATCGACCCCCCAGTAAGCGCTACCCCAAACTCCCCGCCTCGGTCAAGTTCTGGGTCAGCGGAGGAAACGGGGAAGGGGGGGACCCCAACTCTGGAACacacccctcatccctccctcccctcatcccACTCTCCAAGAGGCGGAGGagtagaggggtggagagaagggagggagggagagaaggagagaagaggcctCTGTTGATGCACTATGAGAAAGACAGGGCTAACACCCAGGAGGGGCTCTCCTTCCATGAGTGGGACTctgaggaggatgatgaggaagatgtggaggaggagaggcagagagacagagcgagggaacgggtgaaggagagggtgaggagggcgGGTGGGAGAGGTGCTGTGTCAGAGTCAGAAAGAGACAGGGCGAGAGCAGAGGAGAGTTACTCTGATGAGGGCTCATCAGGGGAGTTTGGGCGATTTGAGAGGTattgggaggggagggaggggagggaggggagtggggGGGCTGGAGGTCCAGGGAATAGTGGGATAGgggggatagggggagggagCTGGTTTTTCGGCACATACCCCTCCAGAGAGAAAGGGGGCAGCATCAACAGCAGAGACGACTCTATACTAGGGCGAGTGGAGGGCAGGGGCAGGGCGGGGGGAGATTCTTGGGGTTCAGGGCCAGGAGTAGGGTGGGCGTCAGGGGGAGGGAGTGGAGGTCTGGGGTCCCAGTGGCCCCCCCCTCCAGCAAACCTCCCGCCCCCCCGACGGTACTGGTCTGTGGACAAACTCCCAATGAAGGGAGAGAAGAAGTGGaaaaggggaggaagggggaagGGCAAGGGACGCGCTCGAGACAGAAACCAGGGGTCTGGGGTGTCATGTTCATGTAGCCAGTACCCCCACCCCCATGTGCACCCGCACCCCCAAGGGCGGTCACACGGCCATGGGAAGAGAGGAAGCACGGCCCTGTCCCACAGCCAGGAGGAGCTGCTCCCCCACTGCCACAGCTTCAGCGGGGGCTCACGGCCCAAACCCCCTCCCAAACCAGACCAGGGCCAGGCCAAGTCAGGCAGCCAGGCAAGCCTCAGCACACAGCAGCCAGGAGGGATAGTGGACCACCCCCCTCAGCCCTCCCTCTCGCCCCCTCAACCCCTACCTAGTgccccttcctcatcctcctccctgcCGGtgcccatccctcctcctccctcctcgtcCTCTGCCTCGGCCAGTGCTAAGCTCCTGTACCAGAGACTACGGTCAGTGCCTCAGCCCGGGCGCTTCTACTCCCCCCACCTGCCACTCAAGGCCAAGAGCCTATGCTCCCGACGAGGCTCCGCCCATTTCTCCAGCCTGGAGAGCGAGGTATGA